From a single Miscanthus floridulus cultivar M001 chromosome 8, ASM1932011v1, whole genome shotgun sequence genomic region:
- the LOC136473320 gene encoding aminoaldehyde dehydrogenase 1a-like, translating to MASPAMVPLRQLFVDGEWRPPVQGRRLPVVSPTTEAHIGEIPAGTVEDVDAAVAAARAALKRNRGRDWARAPGAVRAKYLRAIAAKVIERKPELAKLEALDCGKPYDEAAWDMDDVAGCFEYFADQAEALDKRQNSPVSLPMETFKCHLRREPIGVVGLITPWNYPLLMATWKVAPALAAGCTAVLKPSELASVTCLELADICKEVGLPSGVLNIVTGLGPDAGAPLSAHPDVDKVSFTGSFETGKKIMAAAAPMVKPVTLELGGKSPIVVFDDVDIDKAVEWTLFGCFWTNGQICSATSRLLIHTKVAKEFNERMVAWAKNIKVSDPLEEGCRLGPVVSEGQYEKIKKFISNAKSEGATILTGGVRPAHLEKGFFIEPTIITDITTSMEIWREEVFGPVLCVKEFSTEDEAIELANDTQYGLAGAVISGDRERCQRLSEEIDAGCIWVNCSQPCFCQAPWGGNKRSGFGRELGEGGIDNYLSVKQVTEYISDEPWGWYQSPSKL from the exons ATGGCCTCGCCAGCGATGGTCCCGCTGCGGCAGCTCTTCGTCGACGGCGAGTGGCGCCCGCCCGTGCAGGGCCGCCGCCTCCCCGTCGTCAGCCCCACCACCGAGGCCCACATCG GCGAGATCCCGGCGGGCACGGTGGAGGACGTGGAcgccgcggtggcggcggcgcgggcggcgcTCAAGAGGAACCGCGGCCGCGACTGGGCGCGCGCGCCGGGGGCGGTCCGGGCCAAGTACCTCCGCGCCATCGCCGCCAAG GTAATTGAGAGGAAACCTGAGCTAGCTAAGCTAGAGGCACTTGATTGTGGGAAGCCTTATGATGAAGCCGCATGGGACATG GATGATGTTGCTGGGTGCTTTGAGTACTTTGCGGATCAGGCAGAAGCCTTGGACAAAAGGCAAAATTCCCCAGTTTCTCTTCCAATGGaaacttttaaatgccatctcCGAAGAGAGCCTATTGGGGTAGTTGGGCTGATAACTCCTTG GAACTATCCTCTCCTGATGGCTACATGGAAGGTAGCTCCTGCTCTTGCTGCTGGTTGTACAGCTGTGCTAAAGCCATCTGAACTGGCTTCTGT GACTTGCTTAGAGCTTGCTGATATCTGTAAAGAAGTCGGTCTTCCTTCCGGTGTCTTGAACATTGTGACTGGATTAGGTCCTGATGCTGGTGCTCCTTTGTCAGCGCACCCAGATGTTGATAAG GTCTCTTTCACTGGGAGTTTTGAAACTGGTAAGAAGATTATGGCGGCTGCAGCTCCTATGGTCAAG CCTGTTACACTGGAACTTGGTGGAAAAAGTCCTATAGTAGTATTTGATGATGTTGACATCGACAAAG CTGTTGAGTGGACTCTGTTCGGGTGCTTTTGGACCAATGGTCAGATTTGCAGCGCAACATCTCGTCTTCTTATCCAT ACAAAAGTTGCTAAAGAATTTAATGAGAGGATGGTTGCATGGGCCAAAAATATTAAGGTTTCGGATCCACTTGAAGAGGGTTGCAGGCTTGGGCCAGTTGTTAGTGAAGGACAG TATGAGAAGATTAAGAAGTTCATATCGAATGCCAAAAGCGAAGGTGCTACTATTCTGACTGGAGGTGTTAGACCGGCG CATCTTGAGAAGGGGTTCTTTATTGAACCAACAATTATTACTGATATCACCACATCAATGGAAATTTGGAGGGAGGAAGTCTTTGGTCCAGTCCTGTGTGTTAAAGAATTTAGCACTGAAGATGAAGCCATTGAACTGGCGAACGATACACA GTATGGTTTGGCTGGTGCTGTAATTTCTGGTGATCGTGAGCGCTGCCAGAGATTATCTGAG GAGATTGACGCTGGATGTATATGGGTAAACTGCTCGCAACCCTGCTTCTGCCAAGCTCCCTGGGGCGGGAACAAGCGCAGTGGATTTGGACGTGAGCTTGGAGAAGG GGGCATTGATAACTACCTGAGCGTCAAGCAAGTCACGGAGTACATCTCTGATGAGCCGTGGGGATGGTACCAATCCCCCTCCAAGCTGTAA